The following proteins are co-located in the Citrobacter freundii ATCC 8090 = MTCC 1658 = NBRC 12681 genome:
- a CDS encoding MFS transporter, giving the protein MSTTLLDGVVKKNRARLIPFMLALYVLAFLDRSNIGFAKETYQIDTGLSNEAYALGAGIFFVVYAFLGVPANLLMRKFGARTWIGTTTLLWGFLSAAMAWADTEAKFLVIRTLLGAAEAGFFPGMIYLTSQWFPQRNRASIMGLFYMGAPLALTLGSPLSGALLEMHGFMGHPGWFWMFVIEGLLAVGAGVFTFFWLDDTPQQARFLSAEEKAALISQLASEEEKKVTSRLSDALRNGRVWQLAIIYLTIQVAVYGLIFFLPTQVAALLGTKVGFTASVVTAIPWVAALFGTWLIPRYSDRTGDRRNVAALTLLAAGIGIGLSGLVSPVLAIVALCVAAVGFIAVQPVFWTMPTQLLSGTALAAGIGFVNLFGAVGGFIAPILRVKAETLFASDAAGLLVLAGVAMIGSLIIFTLSVNRSVSQAGTVHH; this is encoded by the coding sequence CATCGGTTTTGCCAAAGAGACCTATCAGATTGATACCGGCCTGAGCAATGAGGCTTATGCGTTGGGGGCGGGGATTTTCTTTGTGGTTTACGCCTTTCTGGGCGTTCCTGCCAACCTGTTGATGCGTAAATTTGGCGCCAGAACCTGGATTGGCACCACCACGTTACTGTGGGGATTTCTCTCCGCGGCGATGGCATGGGCGGACACAGAAGCAAAGTTTCTGGTCATCCGTACTCTGCTGGGTGCGGCAGAAGCAGGCTTCTTCCCCGGTATGATATACCTGACGTCGCAGTGGTTCCCCCAGCGTAATCGCGCCAGCATCATGGGGCTATTCTACATGGGTGCGCCGCTGGCATTAACCCTGGGATCGCCGCTTTCAGGTGCACTGTTGGAGATGCACGGTTTTATGGGACATCCGGGGTGGTTCTGGATGTTCGTTATCGAAGGTTTACTGGCTGTAGGTGCAGGCGTTTTTACCTTCTTCTGGCTTGACGACACGCCACAGCAAGCGCGTTTCCTTAGCGCCGAGGAAAAGGCTGCACTCATTAGCCAACTGGCGAGTGAAGAGGAGAAAAAGGTCACTTCGCGCCTGTCGGACGCGTTGCGTAATGGCCGCGTCTGGCAACTGGCGATCATCTATCTGACGATTCAGGTCGCGGTGTATGGCTTGATCTTCTTCCTGCCCACTCAGGTTGCCGCATTGCTGGGAACAAAGGTCGGCTTTACGGCTTCAGTCGTGACGGCGATACCGTGGGTAGCGGCGTTGTTTGGCACCTGGCTTATTCCGCGTTATTCCGATCGCACTGGCGATCGACGTAACGTTGCTGCGCTGACACTGCTGGCGGCCGGGATTGGCATTGGCTTGTCCGGGCTGGTTTCACCGGTACTGGCGATCGTGGCGCTTTGCGTCGCTGCGGTTGGTTTCATCGCCGTACAGCCGGTGTTCTGGACGATGCCAACGCAGCTTCTTTCCGGGACAGCTCTGGCGGCGGGGATCGGCTTCGTCAACCTGTTTGGTGCCGTAGGCGGCTTTATTGCCCCCATTCTGCGCGTCAAAGCTGAAACGTTGTTTGCCAGCGATGCGGCAGGTCTGCTGGTCCTGGCGGGCGTCGCGATGATTGGCTCGCTTATCATCTTTACGCTGAGTGTGAACCGTTCGGTTTCACAAGCAGGTACTGTGCATCATTAA